The proteins below are encoded in one region of Candidatus Melainabacteria bacterium RIFOXYA2_FULL_32_9:
- a CDS encoding homoserine kinase encodes MVKVSVKVPATTANLGPGFDCFGIALSLYNVITVEETVYPTTGLQINILGEEEEGTTSSLIPTNESNVIYKAIELLYNYTGQTPPALRINIQSNIPIAKGLGSSASVIMGGVLAANQLLGNPADEAALLSVANEVEGHPDNITPAMLGGFVLSSAEDDGSIIYRKVDWPQEWKLTVCIPDYELATQISRSVLPQVVNFSDAAFNAKRCAMFIEALHSKDDELMKYALTDRLHQPYRSRLVPGYNEIKENLKEIDILGTVISGAGPSILVISRNNVVEEIKEIVSSTWEASGINSTIKTIDVDIKGAVIL; translated from the coding sequence ATAGTGAAAGTAAGCGTTAAGGTACCCGCTACTACGGCAAATTTAGGACCGGGATTTGATTGTTTCGGAATAGCATTATCTTTATATAATGTTATAACAGTAGAAGAAACTGTTTATCCAACAACCGGACTTCAAATAAATATTCTGGGTGAAGAGGAAGAAGGAACAACTAGCTCTTTAATTCCAACTAACGAATCTAACGTAATTTATAAAGCTATAGAACTTCTTTATAACTATACAGGACAAACTCCACCGGCATTAAGAATCAATATTCAGTCTAATATACCTATCGCAAAAGGTTTAGGGAGTAGTGCTTCTGTTATAATGGGTGGGGTTTTAGCAGCAAATCAGTTATTAGGCAATCCTGCTGATGAAGCTGCTTTACTATCAGTAGCTAACGAAGTTGAAGGCCATCCTGATAATATTACACCTGCTATGTTAGGAGGTTTTGTATTATCTTCAGCAGAGGATGACGGTAGTATTATATATAGAAAAGTCGATTGGCCTCAGGAATGGAAATTAACCGTTTGTATACCTGATTATGAACTTGCTACTCAGATTTCAAGATCAGTCCTTCCTCAGGTAGTTAACTTCTCAGATGCTGCTTTTAATGCAAAGAGATGTGCAATGTTCATAGAAGCTTTGCATTCTAAAGACGATGAATTAATGAAATATGCATTAACAGATAGATTACACCAGCCGTATCGCAGCAGACTGGTACCTGGTTATAACGAAATTAAAGAAAACTTAAAAGAAATAGATATACTCGGTACCGTCATAAGTGGTGCAGGGCCAAGTATTCTTGTAATTTCCAGAAATAATGTTGTTGAAGAAATAAAAGAAATAGTAAGTTCCACCTGGGAAGCCTCAGGGATCAATTCTACTATTAAAACAATAGATGTAGATATAAAAGGTGCCGTAATTTTATAA